AGGCGTTTCAGGGCTTGCAAGGCACGTTGGAAACTCACTGGGTGTGGTTATTCTGCAGCTATGCAAGGACGCGCTTGAGGGTCTGTGGAGAcatgggaaaggagagaaaaagagtagGTGTCGGACCGGGTTGACCCAATCCCGGGCACAGGACGAGGCATAACTGTTCACTGCCGTTGTGGTGGACCCCACCACGATGGACCCCACCCAGATGGACCCTCCCCCCGGGGAGGAGGTTTTGCACTCTCGCTGTATCCTCAGAAGCTCTTACccaatatttttggttttagCCAATAGTTTTTAAATGGGCAAGGTCTTCATAGGACCACTGCCCCTGCTGTCGCCCTCCTAGCCCACGCCCACTTCCCACGGCTTCTCTGCGCCAGCCTCCAGTCTGGCCCCGGAAAGAGGCCCTCCAGCTGTGGGGAGAGGCTGCTCCTCCCCCCGCTGCCGTCCTCAGCCTCAACCTCCACAAGCACTTCTACAGAGGCCTCTCCCCGTGGCCAGCGGCCACAACTCTCGGGGAATCTCAAGGCTTTGCAAGAAACCGAAGAGCAGTGTTCTGTTTCTTACGAGAAAAACGAAAATTAAAAGGTCCAATGCTCAAAAGCCCTTCTTGCAGATTTCCCCTCTTCGAACTGTTTCCCTGTAGTCCGCCCAGCAGCTGGTGACACAAAGGGGCGGGACACCGCCGCCGGCCAATCCTGGACCCTGAACCACCGGTCGGAAATCCCGGGGCTTGGTGTGCGCGGAGCGGACCGGGTCGGAGATCCCGGGTCGAGAACCCCCTGCACCCCGCGGCCAACGGGAGGCGAAGAAAACGTGTCCGCGCCCTTTGGGAACAGCTGGTTCTCCCGCGGTGGCTGTGCCCGGGGGTGGgtggaaaggaggggaggggcccTAAAACCCCCATCCGAGGGTCGGAGAAGAGAAACGCGGGTCAACGCTAAAGGTAGGAAGGGTCCGGCGGGGCGCAGGTGGGGACCGTCCCTGTGGGTGGAAAGCGGGCCCCGGGCTCTGCGCCGGGCCGGCCCGTTAGGGGGTGGAGCCGGGCGGACGTGGGGAGGAAACTGAGTGTCGCCGAGAGCTGGCCTCTGCGCCCGGTCCCTCGGGAGATACCTGGGATGAGGGGTCTGTCGGCTCAGGACAGAAGTCGGGGAGCTCCTGAGACCCAACGACGCGTGGGTTGACTTGTGCTCCTCTGCACCCCAGGCTCGTGGTCGCCGCCTGTGCTGGCTGACGCCGTCTGTCCTGGGTACCTATGGAGCCCGCTGCCTGCCTGCGCCCCTGCTCGCCagcctcctttctcctctccttcctcgaCCTGTTGGCACTGGTCTCAGGTAGGGCTGTGTCCCACTTGCTCCTATCAGCTTTTCAAAGAGGACAGAACCCTTCAGTCTTCAGAGAGGACAGCCGGAAGGACTGCGGCAGTGCTGATCCGTCCTTTCATTCTGAACAGGGTCACTGCATTTACCCAGGATGTCCAATAGAAATGAgacccacagggctggggatgtggctcaatcggtagtgcgctggcctggcatgcgtgcggcccgggttcgatcctcagcaccacatacaaacgaagatgttgtgtccgctgagaactaaaaaatcaatattaaaaaaattctctctctcctctctcactctctctttaaaaaaaaaaaaaatgagacccaCAAAGGAGAGCTGCAAATTTACAAgaagcaacattttttaaaagttaaacacaGATGAAATAAacgttaaaaatatattttatttaatcccaaTCAGATATTAATATTTAGATGCTTACTGAATGCAAAATATTACTAACgagacatttaatatttttaattctaaatctTCAAAATCCTGTGTACACGTTTTGTATCCTTAAACCCCGCTTTAACTAGAATTAGCCAGTGGGTACCCTATTGGGCAGTTCAAGTTTATGCTGCactcaggcactgtgctagactCAGGGATAGAAGACCAAATCCTTGTGAGCACAGAGTCTACAGAGGATGTTCAGGATGAGCTCCTCACTGCCCTCCCCCTgcccttttgttttccttttagaaaacatTAGCAACGTCATTTGGGTCTGCTCCCAGGTATGCTGCCCACCAGCCACAGCTGCTGGTCCCCAGAATCCTCAGCACAGGAATCCCCTCTGGCCTTGGAAAGAATTTGCCTCTTTCTGGAATATCCACTTCCCTTTCCATCTTGGATATTGGATGGCAATATCCATCCAAATCAGAAGACCCCCCTGCTGATTCTCCCCTTTGTCGAACAGCCCAGTTTACTGTCGTGGGGCCGGCTGAGCCCATCCTGGCCATGGTGGGAGAAAACGCCACCTTACACTGCCACTTGTTGCCCGAGAAAAGCGCCGAGGACATGGAGGTGCGGTGGTTCCGGTCTCAGTTCTCCCCCGCGGTGTTCGTGTATAAGGGCAGGCGAGCGAGAACAGAGGAGCAGATGGAGGAGTATCGGGGAAGAACCACCTTCCTGAGCAGGGACCTCAGCAAGGGCAGTGCGGCGCTGGTCATACGCAACGTCACGGCCCAGGAGAACGGCGTCTACCGCTGTTACTTCCAGGAGGGCAGGTCCTACGACGAGGCCATCCTGCGCCTCTTGGTGGCAGGTGAGCCCCTTGCTTTGCTCCACTGCCTTTCCTAGGGTGACTTTGGGGGAGTTGCTCTCTGAATCTCAGGCCCTCTGCAGAGCAGCAGATCGTTGCCTGGATCCCTTTAAGGACTCAGCCGCGTTTTCCTCTTCTTCTACCCACGGGCCACACGGAGGGGTTGGGTCGGCTCAGCCGTGGGCACACACAAGCTTAGTTGTGGCCCTGGCAGGGGAGAATGGAAGACAGTTCAGATTCCTGCCTTATGGCTTAGATCATGAACTTTTGAGAGAGAAGCCACTGTGGGTAATTGCACCAGGCAACTGGAATAAGCAAGCTCACGTTTAAGCCACATTTGTGGATAAATATTaatgtcttttttcccttttcccaaaTACTGATTGTAAAGCGAGTGACTGACATGTAAGCAGATGATATCATTCCAGTGTGATTAAGTATAGAGGCCAAATTATATACTAAGCCCGGGCCCCACAGAGAAACTGAATGAGAAATCTGCCAGGAGCAGTTCCAAGAGCCTCCAACATGAAAGTGGGGAGGAAATGGGATTTCTAGGAGTGAACGACATTCACTCCTCAGCATcagtacattatttttttaaataaagatctgATGACGGGAAGGGCCTTTGAGACATAGAGGAATCAATGTTGGCATTTCCATTCACTAGACCTGTGGAAGGGAGTTTTGAGTCTCAAATGGTAACTGGTAAAAGATCCCATCTGTTTTGCTTGTAAGGGAAGCCTTGTTTCTGCCTGACACTGCACAATGGGGAAGGAAATTCTGCTGACCCTTTGGCCTTGCCTTTTGGCAGTTCCGATGTTGGCCACGTGGGTGATGGAAACTCGACTCTCCCTGCATCACCCTTGCCATAggattgtttgcttgtttttcccttgattttttgtttgttgggttGATTGGCTGGGTGATCTGTCCCCTAGACTACTGTCTTGTGCTTATCGAACCCCATGGAATGTTTTGTATCATTATCTCCAAATTTTCTGAGTCATTTTTGAGTCTTATTTCTGTGTAAGTCTTTAAAAtctacagcttttttttttccttgacaaaaGAAATCAAGTTGAGCAAGAAGCACTGTACTTACATGAGTGCTTTAATTTCCTGGCCTTAATATAATTTTCTGGGTGAATTTAACAAGGGAATTATTCAATAGAAGTTCGAATGATCATTGACACATGATTAACAGGACAGAGGGCTCCAGGACCATGTGTCTACACCTTCCTCTCACCTAGAATTCTCTTCCATCAATGACTCTAATTTAAAGATAGAATATAGTTGGAAGAATCTGGATTTCTTGGGATGTTCTGGTGGCATACACTGAGGAAGggatattgttattttaagtgTCTCAGGTGCATTCAGGTCATCCTAACAGGTGACTGTTGGGAGGTACATTCAAAGGCACCTGACTGACACCTGTGGGAAGGCAGCATCTCTGAATTGGGCCAGGGGCTGACTTTGCAGGATCACTTTATCCACTCTCCTGAAAACAGCAGGTCCTATGGAGGTGAGCATCTGTGGGTGTTTTCTGGCACTGCTTGGCCAGGCAAGGGAAAGCGTTAAGTGAAACCCTAAAGAGAAGGACAATGTCTTGAGGTCAAAATGTTCTTAGGATTGTGGCAACCTGGCAGTGTCTCTCCATGTTGTGTTATTCTAGAATTTCAGGAGGCCAGGGCTACTGAGAAGCTATCCCAAAGAGTAGAAAGTGAAGCCCTCTAAGCCTGCCCGGTGGGTTGCACTGGGTAGACCCCCTTGGAAGTGAGAAAGTTCGGTTGGAATTAACCACAATTGATTAGAGCAGACAGCAGTGTGTGTGCTGTCATGAGCCTGTAGGTGGCGCCCAAAGACTGCTTGGTCTGTTTGGCACCGTGGCCTCCTGGTGATGTCCAGCACgggattccttccttctttcagctttcctttcctccttttcctccttttccttcctccctgccttcAGAAAGAGCCCTGCAGGAATGCACGGACCTTGCATGTGCAGCTGCCCACTTCTCTTCCCGCTGCCTTGGCTCCTAACATTAGAGCTGATGGAAAACCCCAGGGCTGGGAGACCACCATCTTTTAGCTGAGCCCTGGTCTCTCCCCCAGGCCTGGGCTCTAAGCCTCTCATTGAAATGAAGGGCCATGAAGATGGGGGCATCCTACTGGAGTGCACATCTGGAGGGTGGTACCCAGAGCCCCACGCGGTGTGGAAGGACCCCTATGGTGGGGTCATGCCTGCGCTGGAGAAGGCTTACACGGTTGACAAAGACGGCCTGTTCACAGTCACCTTGGCTGTGATCATCAGAGACAGCTCCATGCGGAACACAACCTGCTCCGTCAACAACACTCTGCTGGGCAGGGAGATGGAAAGTGTGATCTTCATTCCAGGTaagccctctgccctctgcagaCTCCGACTTGTGAAGGTAGGATCCTCAGCAGAGAGTGAAGCCCAGTGGTGACGGGGGACAGGAGTGTGGGTGGAAGGGTCCTAGGCTGGGAAGAGCTAAGCTGCAGCTGAGCCAAGGCCTCTTCCCTGATCACAGGGAATTCAGGAGCAGAAATCTGGTCCTTTTTTCCCTAGTAGGATCCCTGCGCAGCAGCAAATTTtcaacattaagaaaaatgagcCATGTGTCTATCTCTCTGGCATCCTCAGAAACCCACACAGCAGGTCCCTACGGCAACTCTTCACTGCTCCCCAGGGTCCCGTCTGTCACTCACGGGGCTTTCCTGGCTCCCTTTTCAGAATCCTTCATGCCCAGGATATCTGCCTGGATGGTGGCCCTGGCTGTCACCCTTCCCCTTCTGATCCTCCTCCTGTTCGGGAGTGTTAGTCTCATCAAGAaactccacaggaaaaaaaagattctgtcagcggaaaaagagagagaacatgaagagaaagaagCCACATGTAAGAAACTGATGGAAGAATGtatggaaaaagaggaagaacgCCAAGCAAAAGGTAAAGGAGTCGAGGAGGGTTCACGTCAGAAAGGGACAGCATTCAGCAGAGGAAGCACAGAAGCAGCCCCAAGGGCTGGTGACCAGGTCCTAGTAAGGCACCCCCGGCAGCTCACTCTCTTCCATCAGGCAAGGGCTGCACTCCTCCATCTGGCTGCACAAAAGGAAGCCTAAAACCATACCAATGCTACCCCGCCACCAGACTGTACATCATCTCTGGTTTCTGACAGTGCcccaggcctgggggtgggggtggcgatGTTGGTGTTACAGAAGGGGCAGATCCTTCAGGCTTTAATACAAATTCAAATTCTCTTAGTGCTGCTATGAAGaagttattttgtttctgtttctttttcagagcAACTTCAGGAGGAACTGCGTAAGTGTAGCCTTTCCTGAACTGTTCTGTGGTTTGAGTTCGCTTGGTTATCTATTATCTGAGGACATTGACCTCTGTCTGTTGCTTGCAGGATGGAGGAGAACCCTCTTACATGCTGGTGAGTGCCTCTGACATCCCTTCACATCCAGGGCTCTCTCCCCACTAGCCCGCAGGACTCCAGAGGAGATGAACAGGGCCAAGGCTGGCTGGGGTGCGCCACAGGTGGCTGAGGGCCATTGGCCAACAGACCCACCAACGCTAGATCCCTGTTTTGTCAGGGAATCCTTGCAGGGTTGAATCAGCCCCACAGTCTGCTTCTCACGatactttcttttaaagaaaaaaaaaattgatccatGATTACCAGAGTATCCATACAGAGCAGCCCTCCCTGAGAGTTACACTTCAGTACTGGTTGCTCTTGGATCGTggattaatttgaattaattaaacAGTGCTGTTTTTATGACCGGCGAGATAGTTAGGCTCTGCACAGTTGAAGCCTGCGTGGGGAAGAGGCAGTAAGCTTCCTGTGCCTGACTAGAGGGTGAACAACCGGGTGTCCAGAATGCCTGTGTGCTCCCAAGACCATGTTGACACTCTGAGCCATCCAGGGAAGGTGAGCAGGGCAAGGCGACTCCAAGCCCCTACTCCGAATGAGCACTTTGCCCTAAGCACACAGTGTAAATGCAGGTTTCACCAGATGCCATGTTGTGTGGACCTTGACACTTTAGGAGACATTCAAAATCGTCACAATTTGGCACACCATCACATTCAGACATCTCAACGTGGGGAAAGGAGGAAATCATTTTAACATAGTGAAAAAGATAGACAGAATAAACAGTAATACATGCAGAGGGGGGTCTGAAGTATTTCCTGCCCCAGAAAGGATGTCACTGTGGGCTTCAGAACCATGTTGTTAAGAACAAAATGGATGGAAGTATATATGTTAGCCAAACACTTCTCAGGCAGCAGGTTGTCTTTGGGAGACATTGTCCTCCTCATTTTCCCTTTGAAGGGTGCCCACGTCAGCTGCTAATCAGTTGTCACCTCGTCAAAGGGATGCAGGGGACCAAGGAAGAGACCCTCTACCCCACACACACTCCCTGTGATTCCCTagctgacccagggctgggggagTGGGAGATAAAGCCTCTGTGCTGGTTTAAGCCAAACTGGCTGGTTTCTAACTAGAGCCCCAGAGGCCCCAAGTCAGGAATCCACAAGAAGGCTAGTCTGAgaatgctgaggaaggaggagccTCCCATTTTGGCCCATTTGCTAAACTTCCAGGGTTTCTTAGAGGCCCCGATGTCCTCTACAGAGGGTAACGCTGCTGTCACCAAGAGGCAGAGCTGTGGCCTTAGGGGTCCCAGCCAGTGAGCTGCTTCATcccccagcagccctggggaCCCCTCTGAGGACCAGGGAGCCTACAGTCTGCAGGGGTCCCGAGACCCCAGGACTGAGCCCGAGGTCTCCCTGCAGCGGACGTGGTCCTGGACCCCGACACGGCTCACCCCGAGCTCTTCCTGTCAGAGGACCGGAGAAGCGTGTGGCGGGAGGCCTCCCGGCAGAGCGTGCCCGACAACCCCGAGAGGTTCGACTGCAGGCCGTGCGTCCTGGGCCGCGAGAGCTTCTCCTCCGGGCGCCAGTTCTGGGAAGTGGAGGTGGGCCGCGCCATGGTGTGGGCAGTGGGCGTGTGCGCCGACGGCGTGGAGAGGAAGGGGGACGCCCTGCTGCTGCCCCAGAATGGCTTCTGGACCCTGGAGAGGTTCGGCCACCAGTACCGGGCCCTGTCCTCGCCCGAGAGGACCCTCCCTCTGGGGGAGCTCCTCGAGCGCGTGGCCGTCTTCCTGGACTGCGAAGCCGGAGACGTGTCCTTCTACAACATGAGAGACAGGTCCCACATCTACACCTGTCCGCGCTCCACCTTCTCCGGACCTCTGAGGCCCTTCTTCAGGCTGGGTTCCGATGACGGCCCCCTCTCCATCTTCCCAGTGTTCACAGGGGCCCGGGGGGCCACCGTTCCCGAGGATGGCCTGATCCTGCACAACCCAGGGACCCCTAGGAGGGGTGTCTCATAGGGCCAATTCCTTGGTCTCCGTGCCTTGTCCACTACCCTAAGGCACCCTGGGGAATACAGTCCTCCTCCCCCTGGTCCCCTGAGAACTCagctcccctgcctcctcctccttagGCCCACCCCAGTGCTGTCACAGGCCGGGCTGCTGGTGAGTACAGGCAGGGCCCCGGGCTTGCGAACTAAGCTCCTGGCCAAGAGCAAAGTGTAAGAGGCTAAAGGACAGAAAACCTGTGGCTTCAGCATCAAGGTGACAAGGCTGAGCCCGACACTCCAGACACTGGGCAGTTGGGGCAAGGGCCATAGGATGCACCAGGATGTAAGAGGAAGGAGGGACCACAGATGGCCACCCAGATGGCCCAGGAACAAGAGAGCTGGGTGGGGTGAGGTTAAGCCCCGCCCTGACACCCATGGCCCCTGGAGCTGATGGCATTCCCACCCCACTCCAGGATTTCCAGACCACACAAGGACGCCCACACCACATATCTGCAGGCCTGGACCTGGATGAGGAGGAATGAAGGACAGTAGTTCCTTTGGTAGGTCTGGCTCAGGAGTCGGTGCAGCAACCCAGAAGCTGTACTCAGTCTTTGATGAGGGGATGAGGTCCCGCTGAGCAGGTGACCCAATCCACCACAGGGCTCAGGGCAAGTGGGGACAGCAGCTGTTTCAAGCTTCTTGGTCTCAGGATGACTTTAgacacttaaaaattattgaggaacCCAAAGAGCTTTTGTTCTTTTGGCTTAATATCTGTTATTATTTATGGCATTTGAGACTGaaactgagaaatttaaaaagtgtatttattattaaaacaacaagaataaaccAACTATAGGTAATCATAAACAGCCTctcttaagaaaaataacttactTCCTAagcaaaaatagattttattgagaattgtgGAATTATTTAAGTTATTGCACATCTAATATCTGGTTTAATAAAAGATGGCAAAATTGTCATATATGCCTTTGCATTTAATTTGCCGGGATATCATACAGGATCTAGAAAGCTACAGTGTACACTGTTGACAGAATCAGAGTGAGGGCAACAGGAAATGCCTTATTACTTCTGGGAAAGGGATACTAATTTTGCATATGGCTTGAAACTGTATCAGACATCCCCCAGGAACCCGTAATCCATATTTTGGGAACCAAGATAGAGAATCCTGGAATCCAGGTCGATTTGCTGGCTTAAATGGCCATATTTTAGATTTCAGACAATTTAGTAATCCAGTTGTAAAACTgggatgaaaaaaaatttataagccTAATGTATTACTGGAGCCACGAATGCACACACTATGGAAAGAATCAGGACACATGGAGATAGCAGATCATTAAGATGGAAGACTGGGTTGTTACTATGTGCCTGCCTCAGTCCATTCAACCATATTTTTCAACCAAGCTTTTAAACAagagaaattcatttctcacagttctgggagttggggagaaaaaaaaaagaga
Above is a genomic segment from Urocitellus parryii isolate mUroPar1 chromosome 8, mUroPar1.hap1, whole genome shotgun sequence containing:
- the LOC113195974 gene encoding butyrophilin subfamily 2 member A2, whose amino-acid sequence is MEPAACLRPCSPASFLLSFLDLLALVSAQFTVVGPAEPILAMVGENATLHCHLLPEKSAEDMEVRWFRSQFSPAVFVYKGRRARTEEQMEEYRGRTTFLSRDLSKGSAALVIRNVTAQENGVYRCYFQEGRSYDEAILRLLVAGLGSKPLIEMKGHEDGGILLECTSGGWYPEPHAVWKDPYGGVMPALEKAYTVDKDGLFTVTLAVIIRDSSMRNTTCSVNNTLLGREMESVIFIPESFMPRISAWMVALAVTLPLLILLLFGSVSLIKKLHRKKKILSAEKEREHEEKEATCKKLMEECMEKEEERQAKEQLQEELRWRRTLLHAADVVLDPDTAHPELFLSEDRRSVWREASRQSVPDNPERFDCRPCVLGRESFSSGRQFWEVEVGRAMVWAVGVCADGVERKGDALLLPQNGFWTLERFGHQYRALSSPERTLPLGELLERVAVFLDCEAGDVSFYNMRDRSHIYTCPRSTFSGPLRPFFRLGSDDGPLSIFPVFTGARGATVPEDGLILHNPGTPRRGVS